A region of the Osmia lignaria lignaria isolate PbOS001 chromosome 5, iyOsmLign1, whole genome shotgun sequence genome:
tattattattattattttagaattaattGATTTGGCAAATGGGCGGTTAAATTTTCCCCTAAAATTTTAGTGCCATTAATTACTGCTTAGCAGTTAATTACTAGCAGTTAATTACTGCTTAACCCCTTATATTTGATGAATTTCTACagtttttataatttctatttatttttttaattaattgatttgaCAAATGGGCCGTTTAATAATACCAAAAATTTTCCCCTAAAATTTTAGTACCATATCATTCAATCAAtgcttaactttttatattttatcaatttctacattttttatttttttgggattaattaatttgacaAATGGGTGGTTCAATTATACATCAAACTTCCCCTGAAATTTTAGTGCCATATCACTCAATCAAtgcttaactttttatattttatcaatttctatatttttaattttcttggaATTAATTGATTTGATAAATGGGTTCAATTATACTTCAAACCGTCCCTCTTCATCCCCGTTCAATTCAAACGAAGAAACGGAACAGAATGAAGACATTCCGAGGATAGAAGGTTAAGACGAGGCTGATAACGCGAAAAACTAGGTGTATCCGGGTGGAGTGGGATACCAAAGAGGTCGTTGACCTCTTTGGTGCAGCTGTTATTGATCGCCCGACGAGGACTAGCAACATTGCTTCGCGGTTTCGTCGAACGCTCGTTCTCGTCCTGTCCCGCAGGATCCGTCTATATTTTCCTACCGTTAGAAACGTGTCAATTTCTAACCAGGTGTCCAGGATTCGCCCTTCGTCCTCCTCGTGATTATCGTATTTCAGCAGCTCGACCCAGAAACGTAGCTCGACGAGGGAATCCGGCAAAGAGCGTGGCGCTAGCTGACCTAATAAATACTAGGTGACCTCTTTCCGGACTCACCCTCGTCTCTCCCTGTCCCTCTTCTTCCCTTTCGATGGCTGTGAAACAGCAATGGTCGTAGGAATCTTTCGATGAAATTCCTATTCAACAGGGAATGAATGATAGCGTTTGAAAAACTATGGAAAATATGGAAATAGGTAGGTCGAGAAAGGGGTGAAGTCGAGCCGGGACGAGTTACTTGGTGCTTGAaagattttcttctattttataaaattgtattcctacagaagaaattttattaaataaaaattttctaattgaattgaaaatattgcCTGAAAGATTGTAAAGAGAAATGTTGTTTAATTTCAGGCCAGCAGAGTCAGCAGGGTGAACAGGAGTTGGCGACGAAGATGTTGCAGATTCAGAGCAAAAGATTCTATCTGGATGTTAAACAGAACAGACGTGGAAGGTTTATCAAAGTAGCCGAGGTATTTCATAAGAATTTTCATCGACTTTTCATTTGATAGCAATGAAACTTCAGCGAATttgagagaagataaaaaggaagaaaggagaaTCTCTATTTTGTCATTTTACAGATTGGTGCGGACGGGAGGAGAAGTCAAATTTACCTGGCACTCAGTACAGCATCCGAGTTCCGGAACTACCTTTCAACGTTTAGTGACTTTTACGCATCCCTAGGTAAACCGCAATCTTCATTTATCCCTATGACACCAGATTTCATTCAACTTTGTTACCTGTtacgaataataaaaagtatacTGTTCCAATAGATTTAGGATTATCTCCTTTGTCCAAGGAGAAAGTTGAAACCTATATGAATCCCAAAATCAGTGAAGTTTATTAATTTACTAATGAGAAGTATTTAAAATCTCTTTTCTTGTTCGACCCACTGATCATGCAGGTCCGCCAAGCTCGGAGAACGTACCAGACGATGGGAAACTGAAGTCAGAGGTGATGACCAAGGATAACAGGCGGTATTATTTGGACTTGAAGGAAAATACTCGCGGCCGTTTCCTGCGGGTGAGTCGCCCCTGTATGTACCAGCCAATGCATTTGCTTTCTACATTAAAGCCTATCAATCTTGGATATACCTCTTcaactgaaagggttaaaggttTTCAGAAGGATCAACCCATATAGTCATTCTCATAGTTCATCtgcttttatatataaattgaaaaattatttttcttattaaccCGGATTATTTTTTCGCAGGTGTCGCAGACGATCACGAGAGGAGGGCCGAGGACGCAGATCGCGATACCTGCACAGGGTATGATCGAGTTTCGCGACGCGTTGACAGACCTCCTCGAGGAGTACGGTACGGACGATGGCGGTTTCAAGGGTGACTTACCAGAGGGACGATACATGCGCGTGGATAGCAAGAATTTCTATTTTGATATCGGCCAGAATAACCGTGGTATCTACATGAGAATTTCCGAGGTGCGTACAGCGGCGGGCTAAAAATACAGGGTTTCTCTTGATCCTTTCAGCTATCGCACTGATTCAACTGAAAACTTTACGAAGATACTCGAAATTTCCTGTATTTCGTTCCATTATTTATCGATTGATTTTGTACTCTGaagatatttcaatttgaattttcaaatttatttatgttCTAAAGAGAAATACAAAGATCAATAGAATTTGTTCAATTGGCATGAATATTATGTAAATAAGGGTATGTTTTTACAGGTGAAGACGCACTTCAGAACAGCTATCACCGTACCAGAGAAATCATGGGCGCGTTTCCGTGACATATTCGCGGATTACTGTGAAAGGATGAGAGAAAGAGGTGCCGGAAGCAACGTGGGCATGAACAGCGGCGGCGGTGGAAATGTCTTACCCGAGGGGAGGGGCTCGGTGGTGGCACAGGTACCATCACCATCGACCTCACAACAGCCTAACCCCAATCCAAATTTAGACTCTCCCTTAATGAAGTGAAAAAGGCTTTAACTTAACTCGAACATTTGGAATTATAACCGTAACTCGTTTTCAAGTCATTAAGCGAAACTAAACAAACaaaccgagagagagagagagagagagagagagatggagaaagaaaaaaaataaggaaCTTGTCAGAGTCTATGCCATCGTCATCGCCATTTTCATCGACATCGACATCGTCATTGTCACCGTCACACCGTCACCGTCATCGTTATCGCCACCGTCACTATCACCGTCACTCGTCGTCGTtgactgaaaataaatttaaatagaaaagaaaaattaatgaacacacacacacacacacactcgggaaaagaaaaaaaaaaagaagaactcgCCTGGAACGGGTTTCCGCGTTACCGCGGAGAAAATTCGAGAAAATTCATAGATTCGTGATCGCAAGGAGATATTCGtttaggaaaattttcaaatcgtcGCACGCGATATCGTCATCGGATCGCGTTCACTCTGATCTTGTCGACCACGCGAGAGAGAAGATAAATAGAGGGGTTAAACGATGAGGAATAGCGAAAAGGTAGGATGATTGTGTGTGCGTGCGCTGTAAGAAAACGAGCCCTGTCGTTGGGCGCGATTAAAGCAGGAAGCGTGCAGCGACAGGATCgtgaattatatagaattattGCGCGATGTCTTTTTAGGTGGATACGAGTTGCCATCGATTAACGTTATAAGTACTACCGTTCATTTCCCTCAAACTGTTTCCGCGTGCCCAATCGcttgtgtttcttttttctcgcaTTTTCGAAATTCCCGCTTCGTTATTTCTCTGATCAATTCGTTCGATGGGGTGGGACTGGGGAGGGTGTACGGTGAGGAGGAaatcttaaaagaaaagaaaatatatagatCGTCGATAGGAAATGAACTGTAGTGGAAATCACGTTACAATTGAATTTGATCGTTcagaatttatgaataaatgaatagtTGTTATATTAACGATTATATCGCCTGGGTGGTACGCGTCATTTagataaagaaagaaggaaagaaaaatccgGTATCCACTTGTTGTCGATTTAACCCTAGAATAAAACGAGACAGCCACGCGAAGGCAGTGAGTTCAGAGATGATTCTGAACGACGCTGACGAAACGAgcctcgttttctttttttttctttttttttttttttttttcaatcaccCGGTTACGCGAGAATTATCAGCGTCGCGTGGGATCACCTACGCGACGTCCATCGCGTTATTATCTTTTTCGTCGACGGTTGAATCGTCGTCGCTGGTCGAGGAAGGGAACAAAGTTAGATGCGTTTATTCGCTCGACGAGCGAACGACACCCGTACACACTCGTTTGCTAAACTGAACGACGTCTCtattaaaatgaagaaagaaacaaaaaaagaaaagtaattatgaaaaataatatataaacataTAGATGAGAGAGAATTATGGAAGAGTGCGCGTGTGTGGGTGTGTGTATGAATGAGAGGTAAAAGAAATTCTAGCCGGATATACGAATCCCTATGATAATGTATATTGTACGAAGTTAATTATGTTACGTTTTGTTTCATCGATTCGTACTGAGATATTGCGCGACATACGCGTGGCTGTACAGATTCCAGAGACGCCGGTGCAGAGATATACGTGTACACGcatatacacatacacacatgggaacacacacacacacattcaTCGTTAAATCATCTAAATGTATCATCTGTATACATTTGTTCAACACAACGGTCGCACGTGAACACGGTAACAACGGATATAAGAATTATATTGAATCACGAAAGACGAACGGTACAAGAGACGGTGTGCACGCGTACGTGGTTTACGTTACGTTTGAGTGACGGCCGAGTTCTAACACAATTGCATATTAGGTATGTATTATACGAATGCATATTAGGTATTTATATAGAATCTATATAACTGTATAATTGTAACGAAATGCCAATGTCCAATGGACCCAGGCGACTGCGTACAGCCCTGGTGAACGCTGTGATCAATCGAATTGAGGGTGTTGCTGGCCGGCAGTCGTTTGGGTCCGGTCTCCATGGACGCAGGAGTAAAGAAaggggagaaaagaaaaaaaaaaagaaatggtaaCCACGAGACAaacagagagatagagagaaaacgaggaaaaaaaagaaaagttacaaagaaatgataaacaaaaaaaaaataagatatatatatatatatatataaacaaaaaatcgAATGGAAGTGAAAaggcaaataaataaataatttcatgacGAACGACCGAGTCGGAGGAGAATATAACGCGAGTCGAGTTATTTCTCAGTGGAAAAGGAAAATCTTAATACGCTTTGATTCTGCAACGCTGTGCTAATATCAAcaaatgataaatgaaaatgaaaaacgtaaaaaagaaaaaaaaatacaaaaaaaaaaaaataagataagAAATGATATTCTATCCGTTTTCTTGCGTTTCTTCGAATCGAAACGACGATTAAACcgtaaagaaacaaaaaataataaatctaaatgtTTCGCGCTGGTGCGAAACAATCgtgaacagagagagagagagtcgaAGGGCGGCATAGatgcattaaataaaaaaaaaaaaacgcataAAGTGCtatttaattaaagtaaaaaagataaagataaaTGGAGAACGCGTACCGATTCCCGTTCGCGTTCGAAGAgatgagtaaaaaaaaaaaagaagaattttatttattttttagcaATGAACCTATTATCTATTTCGAATAAGGATATTTCTTTAATtgcatttccttcgagagaaaacatagtaaaaaaaaaaaaaaaaaaaaaatggtgaatGAATCGACAATTTCGGCTGGTCTGAATTTACTTAGCACGTAGGTTTTGATGATATAAATGGAAATATAAATCACAATTAACAAATTTGAATACGCACGAGTGAGTGGGTGAATTCATGGTACGAAGAACCCCGATCCTCTTCAATTTAAAGTGAAtagtttgaatttttattttctcgttctaAATAtagcaaattattaaaaaagaaaaaaaaaatgatatctaAGATAAGTAGATAAAAATGAACAGATTGTTCGTGTTTTCCTTTGATCGAttgtttcttgttttttttttttttaattcttttttttaaacacttCGTCAAACTGTTTCGTTGAGTTCAAGGGGGTCGGCGAACCCGCGATCTGTGCACaagtgtataaaaaaaaaagaagaagaagaagaaatgtccaaACCGAGCGTTCTGATGGAAACGGCTAAGAAAAAGGCATAGATGAAACGAGATCGTTCAATGGCGGGAGATGGTATGACATTGTGATCtatacaaaattacaaattacaaagCATCAACAAGTAGTAGATATTTAGGAtattaaagaaaacaaaatacACACACGTACACCTACGGTGAGACCCTGGACACAGTGTCTGAACACACATAtatccaaaaaaaaaaataaataaaataaacaaacaaatacaCGTTATTAAAATGAGGACGACGACTACAGCGTACCTAACtagtaaagaagaaaagaagaaatggaaaaacaGAGAGGAACACAAAGGGACAagagtcaaaaaaaaaaaaaaaaggaaaacgaaagaaatcgtctgacaagtatttaaaaaagaaaaaggaaaaggaggtgaagaaaaaaaaaaatgaaaggacaGAATGGGAATGAAAGATGAAGAAACACGATGCTCCTGCCACGCAGCGAGTCCTTAGACAGCTTtaagataataattataaatgaataaataataattattattattaaaataattaacgataaaCTTTCTATATGTTGAATCGTGTCTAGTGAGAGAATTACTATTGAAGTAAAGCAaaacaacaaaaacaaaaaaagaagtaacGTCTACTATcgccacacacacacacatacacacggaTTATAaacgagaagaagagaaaaaaaaataaaaaaacacacacacacacatacacacagttTATAATGACCATTAATTAGTTATCTAtcgaatgttttttttttctttttttttttaatcaatataGCGAAGAAAAAGGTGATTGTTAGAGAATAGCTTGGTGTTTCGTTTGCTGTTTTAAACaaaacgtataaaaaaaaaatacatttttgaacGGTTTGGTGATCGGcgaaccttcttttttttttcctttcttcgtcgacgattgaatattaaaataaacagtgagatagagaagagagaaaagaaaagaaatgttaGCCGATGATCCACGCCTAAGTTTTTATATTTGGTG
Encoded here:
- the Pur-alpha gene encoding purine-rich binding protein-alpha isoform X3, whose translation is MFKSRIFQGDLSPVPIPGSLQQSSQQSQQGEQELATKMLQIQSKRFYLDVKQNRRGRFIKVAEIGADGRRSQIYLALSTASEFRNYLSTFSDFYASLGPPSSENVPDDGKLKSEVMTKDNRRYYLDLKENTRGRFLRVSQTITRGGPRTQIAIPAQGMIEFRDALTDLLEEYGTDDGGFKGDLPEGRYMRVDSKNFYFDIGQNNRGIYMRISEVKTHFRTAITVPEKSWARFRDIFADYCERMRERGAGSNVGMNSGGGGNVLPEGRGSVVAQVTQKVGGVKNKTEKRQADQRQRESLKRRKSLPRQAEPSSIIPEKSMSAPASQIPTTTDIPMSSGSAVTTSSASKSTMSEGNISSGSAASQDIQEVPRLESVQV
- the Pur-alpha gene encoding purine-rich binding protein-alpha isoform X1, with the protein product MTQGYYRLQVFEIIQKMGEIVEISQGDVQENTVNGWGDTMGKIQYWCPEGQQSQQGEQELATKMLQIQSKRFYLDVKQNRRGRFIKVAEIGADGRRSQIYLALSTASEFRNYLSTFSDFYASLGPPSSENVPDDGKLKSEVMTKDNRRYYLDLKENTRGRFLRVSQTITRGGPRTQIAIPAQGMIEFRDALTDLLEEYGTDDGGFKGDLPEGRYMRVDSKNFYFDIGQNNRGIYMRISEVKTHFRTAITVPEKSWARFRDIFADYCERMRERGAGSNVGMNSGGGGNVLPEGRGSVVAQVTQKVGGVKNKTEKRQADQRQRESLKRRKSLPRQAEPSSIIPEKSMSAPASQIPTTTDIPMSSGSAVTTSSASKSTMSEGNISSGSAASQDIQEVPRLESVQV
- the Pur-alpha gene encoding purine-rich binding protein-alpha isoform X2 — encoded protein: MSDRESLDDQPQRYGNPGGMDAGGTDFDPSQQSQQGEQELATKMLQIQSKRFYLDVKQNRRGRFIKVAEIGADGRRSQIYLALSTASEFRNYLSTFSDFYASLGPPSSENVPDDGKLKSEVMTKDNRRYYLDLKENTRGRFLRVSQTITRGGPRTQIAIPAQGMIEFRDALTDLLEEYGTDDGGFKGDLPEGRYMRVDSKNFYFDIGQNNRGIYMRISEVKTHFRTAITVPEKSWARFRDIFADYCERMRERGAGSNVGMNSGGGGNVLPEGRGSVVAQVTQKVGGVKNKTEKRQADQRQRESLKRRKSLPRQAEPSSIIPEKSMSAPASQIPTTTDIPMSSGSAVTTSSASKSTMSEGNISSGSAASQDIQEVPRLESVQV